In a single window of the Arthrobacter zhangbolii genome:
- a CDS encoding VOC family protein: MPEKISSFAVSLNVPDPEASARFLIEHLGYAVDMEDDGFFSLRHPDGGSNIIFLRTGLPTFKPAEAAGRAREGLLLVHEVDNLDEAHAQLRDAGAEVVTPPETEPWGERFAQYRDPNGLIIQMVQWVAGPGEGGAVPPELAREELLRLERRLAVEGAPAYRELLHPDAVVIVPGAVLNKGECVAAITAAAPWDTVRMDPFRHWVTADTATLAYRFTGSRGGEEYSAVMLSGYIVRDGRAELIHHQQTPEPG; the protein is encoded by the coding sequence ATGCCGGAAAAAATCTCTTCGTTTGCCGTTTCGCTCAACGTTCCGGACCCCGAAGCCTCCGCCCGGTTCCTGATAGAGCATTTGGGCTACGCCGTGGACATGGAAGATGACGGGTTTTTCTCCCTTCGCCACCCCGACGGCGGGTCCAACATCATTTTCCTCCGCACCGGGCTGCCCACCTTCAAGCCCGCCGAAGCCGCCGGCCGTGCCCGCGAGGGCCTGCTGCTGGTGCACGAGGTGGACAATCTCGACGAAGCCCACGCGCAACTGCGGGACGCCGGGGCGGAAGTGGTCACGCCACCGGAAACCGAGCCGTGGGGTGAACGCTTTGCCCAGTACCGGGATCCGAACGGCCTGATCATCCAAATGGTCCAATGGGTGGCCGGTCCCGGTGAAGGCGGGGCTGTTCCGCCGGAGCTGGCCCGTGAGGAGCTCCTTCGGCTGGAGCGCAGACTCGCGGTTGAGGGCGCGCCCGCCTACCGGGAACTCCTGCACCCGGACGCCGTGGTGATAGTGCCGGGTGCGGTGCTGAACAAAGGGGAGTGTGTTGCCGCGATCACGGCCGCGGCTCCCTGGGACACCGTCCGGATGGACCCTTTCCGGCACTGGGTCACCGCTGATACGGCGACCCTGGCCTACCGGTTCACGGGCAGTCGGGGCGGGGAGGAATATTCGGCTGTAATGCTGTCCGGGTACATCGTCCGCGATGGACGGGCTGAACTGATCCACCATCAGCAGACGCCCGAACCGGGGTGA
- a CDS encoding MerR family transcriptional regulator: MSPKGDAGERAGVPGSIPPHSAQGLLFTEDLPVLDEDAGYRGPTACKAAGITYRQLDYWARTGLVEPAVRGAAGSGTQRLYSFRDILVLKVVKRLLDTGVSLQQIRTAVEHLRERGVEDLAQITLMSDGASVYECTSADEVIDLVQGGQGVFGIAVGRVWREVEGSLAQLPSEHVNEFPGDELSQRRIARKIS; the protein is encoded by the coding sequence GTGAGTCCGAAAGGCGACGCCGGCGAGCGTGCCGGTGTACCAGGGAGCATCCCGCCCCACAGTGCCCAGGGCTTGCTGTTCACCGAAGACCTTCCCGTCCTGGACGAGGACGCCGGGTACCGCGGCCCTACAGCCTGCAAGGCGGCCGGCATCACCTACCGCCAGCTGGATTACTGGGCGCGGACGGGACTCGTTGAGCCGGCCGTGCGGGGTGCCGCAGGCTCCGGCACCCAGCGCCTCTACAGCTTCCGGGACATTCTTGTCCTGAAGGTGGTTAAGCGCCTCCTGGATACCGGGGTGTCCCTCCAGCAGATCCGTACCGCCGTGGAACACCTGCGGGAACGCGGCGTCGAGGACCTGGCCCAGATCACCCTGATGAGTGACGGTGCAAGCGTGTACGAGTGCACCTCCGCAGATGAAGTCATTGACCTGGTGCAGGGCGGCCAGGGCGTATTCGGCATTGCCGTGGGCCGTGTCTGGCGTGAAGTGGAGGGCAGCCTCGCCCAGCTGCCCAGCGAGCACGTCAACGAGTTTCCCGGAGACGAACTGAGCCAGCGGCGTATCGCCCGCAAAATCAGCTAG
- a CDS encoding bifunctional nuclease family protein, translating to MQEIEVVGVRIELPSNQPLVLLKEVNGERHLPIWIGAPEASAIAFVQQGIVPPRPMTHDLLVNLIRALKRTVTQVRLISVEDTVFHAEIVFEDGTAVNSRASDAIAVALRVPCPIYCADAVLDEAGVRIAETDESEASEEEQDNAEQEMRQFREFLADVEPEDFEH from the coding sequence ATGCAGGAAATCGAAGTAGTGGGCGTGCGGATTGAACTGCCATCCAACCAGCCGCTGGTCCTCCTGAAGGAAGTCAACGGGGAACGGCACCTGCCCATCTGGATCGGAGCACCCGAGGCCAGCGCGATCGCCTTTGTGCAGCAGGGGATAGTTCCACCGCGGCCGATGACCCATGACCTGCTCGTGAACCTGATCCGGGCCCTGAAGCGCACCGTCACCCAGGTCCGGCTGATCTCGGTGGAGGACACCGTCTTCCACGCGGAGATTGTTTTTGAGGACGGCACGGCAGTGAATTCCCGGGCTTCGGACGCCATAGCCGTTGCGCTGCGGGTGCCCTGCCCGATCTACTGCGCGGATGCAGTGCTTGACGAGGCCGGAGTGCGGATTGCGGAGACCGACGAGTCCGAGGCCAGCGAAGAAGAGCAGGACAACGCGGAACAGGAGATGCGGCAGTTCCGTGAATTCCTGGCCGATGTTGAACCCGAGGACTTCGAGCACTAA
- the cmk gene encoding (d)CMP kinase → MSSNIDPAQFRQGKPLVVAIDGPSGSGKSSISREVARRLHAAYLDTGAMYRAVTLSCMEAGIDLTDSVAVEAAAETADIALSMSPNEEWVRVSGRDVTDAIREPSVSSSVSAVATTLGARAELVRRQQQLIRDSGLRIVAEGRDITTVVAPHAEVRILLTASEEARLRRRGIQLGGTQSAAALKEQVLVRDAKDSTVVDFQQAADGVTTIDSSDLDFEETVAAVLDVVFSSTH, encoded by the coding sequence GTGAGTTCGAATATTGATCCGGCCCAGTTCCGGCAGGGCAAGCCCCTGGTGGTGGCCATTGACGGCCCGTCCGGCTCCGGCAAGTCCAGCATCAGCCGTGAAGTGGCCCGCCGGCTGCACGCCGCCTACCTCGACACCGGTGCCATGTACCGCGCCGTCACGCTCTCCTGCATGGAAGCGGGTATCGACCTGACCGACTCCGTGGCTGTGGAAGCCGCTGCGGAGACAGCCGATATTGCCCTGAGCATGTCCCCGAACGAGGAATGGGTCCGGGTCAGCGGCCGTGACGTCACTGACGCCATCCGCGAACCCTCGGTCTCCTCCTCCGTCAGCGCCGTGGCCACGACGCTGGGCGCCAGGGCCGAACTGGTCCGCCGCCAGCAGCAGCTGATCCGGGACTCCGGTCTGCGGATTGTGGCCGAAGGCCGCGACATTACCACTGTGGTGGCGCCCCACGCCGAAGTGCGCATCCTCCTCACCGCCAGCGAGGAAGCCCGGCTCCGCCGTCGCGGCATCCAGCTCGGGGGGACCCAGAGCGCGGCTGCACTGAAGGAACAGGTGCTGGTCCGCGACGCCAAGGATTCCACGGTGGTGGATTTCCAGCAGGCAGCCGACGGCGTCACCACCATCGACTCCTCGGACCTGGATTTCGAAGAGACGGTCGCGGCCGTGCTCGACGTCGTTTTCAGCAGCACCCACTAA
- the ftsR gene encoding transcriptional regulator FtsR, with the protein MSASQSVRRTPGPERLRGRVLNIGEVLSELSGDFPAISASKIRFLEEKGLVTPQRTAAGYRKYTTADVERLRFVLALQRDQYLPLKVIKDYLDAIDRGERPESLPGGMSLAPRAVSDQLAGELAARARARTLTFAELVRESGASSDLVHSLASYGLINATDERYDEHALKVAKACVQLEAHGIEPRHLRPFRAAADRELGLVERVVAPVASRRDVASKARAAETAREISDLCLSLHSALVQGQIARMEA; encoded by the coding sequence ATGTCAGCATCACAGTCCGTCAGGCGTACCCCCGGACCGGAGCGGCTGCGCGGCAGGGTGCTGAACATTGGCGAGGTCCTCAGCGAGCTGAGCGGTGATTTTCCGGCCATCAGTGCGTCCAAGATCCGTTTCCTCGAGGAAAAGGGCCTGGTAACGCCCCAGCGCACCGCGGCTGGCTACCGCAAGTACACCACGGCGGACGTCGAACGGCTCCGGTTTGTCCTGGCGCTTCAGCGGGACCAGTACCTGCCGTTGAAGGTCATCAAGGACTATCTTGACGCCATCGACCGGGGTGAACGTCCCGAGTCGCTGCCCGGCGGAATGTCCCTTGCCCCGCGTGCGGTGTCGGACCAGCTGGCCGGAGAACTTGCGGCACGCGCCCGTGCCCGGACACTGACCTTCGCGGAACTGGTCCGGGAATCCGGCGCCAGCAGTGACCTTGTGCACAGCCTCGCCAGCTACGGGCTGATTAATGCCACGGATGAACGCTATGACGAACATGCGCTCAAGGTGGCGAAGGCCTGCGTCCAGCTTGAGGCCCACGGCATCGAGCCCCGCCACCTGCGCCCATTCCGGGCGGCCGCCGACCGTGAGCTGGGACTGGTGGAACGCGTGGTCGCCCCCGTTGCCTCCCGCCGCGACGTGGCGTCCAAGGCACGTGCCGCTGAAACAGCCCGCGAGATCAGTGACCTGTGCCTGAGCCTGCACAGCGCTCTGGTCCAGGGCCAAATCGCCCGGATGGAGGCCTAA
- a CDS encoding PQQ-dependent sugar dehydrogenase yields the protein MNGGPGTADRNVPGRTLRRRYLRPAAMVLTVLAAAACTAGPDGAGGLSTDESSAGAATAETIATGLDAPWSVAFAGSTALISERDTGRILSVNPDGTTYEVGSIAESAGSGEGGLLGIAVQDGVLFTYLTAGEENRIDRRELSGDAGSWGLGPPETVVEGIPAGRVHNGGRLAFGPDGMLYATTGDAGDRDSAQDLESLAGKILRMAADGTVPADNPLPGSLVYSYGHRNPQGIGWDADGILYASEFGQDTWDELNVIEPGGNYGWPEVEGMAGEAGFIDPVQQWAPDVASPSGIAIVKESAYIANLRGERLRQVPLADPGTSTDYFTGEHSRLRDVVNAPDGSLWVLTNNTDGRGKPGPDDDRILRIELPD from the coding sequence ATGAACGGTGGACCCGGGACGGCAGACCGGAACGTACCCGGACGCACACTCCGACGCCGTTACCTCCGCCCGGCCGCGATGGTGCTCACTGTCCTGGCCGCTGCTGCCTGTACCGCCGGCCCGGACGGCGCCGGTGGACTGTCCACCGACGAATCGTCCGCCGGTGCCGCCACAGCTGAAACCATCGCCACCGGACTCGACGCTCCGTGGTCCGTTGCATTCGCCGGCAGCACCGCGCTGATCAGCGAGCGGGATACCGGCCGCATCCTGTCGGTGAACCCTGACGGGACTACCTACGAGGTGGGCAGTATTGCCGAATCAGCCGGCAGCGGAGAAGGCGGGCTCCTCGGGATTGCCGTGCAGGATGGCGTCCTCTTTACGTACCTGACCGCCGGGGAGGAGAACCGGATTGACCGGCGGGAACTAAGCGGGGACGCCGGGTCTTGGGGTTTGGGGCCCCCGGAGACCGTAGTGGAGGGCATTCCCGCAGGCCGGGTCCATAACGGCGGGCGCCTCGCGTTCGGTCCCGACGGCATGCTGTATGCCACCACGGGCGACGCCGGAGACCGGGACAGCGCCCAGGACCTGGAATCGTTGGCTGGCAAGATCCTGCGGATGGCGGCCGACGGCACAGTCCCTGCGGACAATCCGTTGCCCGGGTCCCTCGTCTACAGCTACGGGCACCGCAATCCGCAGGGGATTGGCTGGGATGCCGACGGCATTCTTTACGCCAGTGAGTTCGGTCAGGACACCTGGGACGAGCTCAACGTGATTGAGCCCGGCGGCAACTACGGATGGCCGGAGGTGGAAGGCATGGCAGGTGAGGCAGGCTTCATCGACCCGGTGCAGCAGTGGGCTCCCGATGTTGCCAGCCCGAGCGGCATCGCCATCGTGAAGGAATCCGCCTACATCGCCAACCTGCGCGGGGAACGTCTCCGGCAGGTGCCGCTGGCGGACCCCGGGACGTCCACGGACTACTTCACCGGCGAACACAGCCGGTTGCGCGATGTGGTGAATGCTCCCGACGGCAGCCTGTGGGTGCTGACAAACAACACCGATGGCCGCGGAAAGCCAGGTCCCGATGATGACCGCATACTTCGCATTGAGCTGCCGGACTAA
- the der gene encoding ribosome biogenesis GTPase Der, which yields MNGKPLNDDTAGDGTSTDEYIPVGEDSINERLAAMDDDEAEIRARSLRAGLEDYELDEEDAALLAGGFEEYDEDAPLRQDPVVAIVGRPNVGKSTLVNRILGRREAVVEDTPGVTRDRVSYPATWNGVNFTLVDTGGWEHDARGIHARVADQAEIAVDHADAVMLVVDATVGITATDEAVVRMLRGKKKPVIVVANKVDDIQNEADASALWALGFGEPYPVSALHGRGTGDMLDAVMDVLPEYSAYGGLDRSGGPRRIALIGRPNVGKSSLLNKLAGSERVVVDDLAGTTRDPVDEMVELGGRTWRFVDTAGIRRRQHMAQGADFYASLRTQAALEKAEVAVVLLAVDEVLSEQDVRILQLAIESGRALVLAFNKWDLLDDDRRRYLKTEIERDLAHVEWAPHVNISAKTGWHKDKLVPALDTALESWDKRIPTGKLNAFLGELVAAHPHPVRGGKQPRILFGTQASSRPPKFVLFTTGFLDPGYRRFITRRLRETFGFEGTPIEVSMRVREKRGKNSRR from the coding sequence ATGAACGGCAAACCTCTCAACGACGACACCGCCGGTGACGGGACCTCCACGGATGAATACATCCCCGTAGGAGAAGACTCGATCAACGAGCGCCTGGCGGCAATGGACGACGACGAGGCGGAGATCCGCGCCCGCTCCCTCCGGGCCGGCCTTGAGGACTACGAACTCGACGAGGAAGACGCCGCCCTGCTTGCCGGCGGCTTTGAGGAATACGACGAAGACGCGCCCCTGCGCCAGGATCCGGTCGTAGCCATTGTGGGACGGCCGAATGTCGGCAAGTCCACGCTGGTTAACCGCATCCTGGGCCGCCGCGAAGCGGTGGTGGAAGATACTCCGGGCGTTACCCGTGACCGGGTGTCCTACCCGGCGACCTGGAACGGCGTGAACTTCACCCTGGTGGACACGGGCGGCTGGGAGCATGATGCCCGCGGCATCCACGCCCGGGTGGCGGACCAGGCCGAGATCGCCGTCGACCACGCCGACGCCGTCATGCTGGTGGTGGATGCAACAGTAGGCATCACCGCCACCGATGAAGCCGTGGTGCGGATGCTGCGCGGCAAGAAGAAGCCGGTCATTGTTGTTGCCAACAAGGTTGATGACATCCAGAACGAAGCCGACGCGTCTGCTCTCTGGGCGCTGGGCTTCGGCGAGCCGTACCCGGTCTCGGCCCTGCACGGCCGCGGCACGGGCGACATGCTTGATGCCGTGATGGACGTCCTGCCCGAGTACTCGGCCTACGGCGGATTGGACCGCTCCGGCGGTCCCCGCCGCATCGCCCTGATCGGACGGCCGAACGTGGGCAAGTCCTCGCTGCTGAACAAGCTGGCAGGCTCCGAACGCGTCGTCGTTGATGACCTGGCCGGGACCACCCGTGACCCGGTGGATGAAATGGTTGAACTCGGCGGGCGCACCTGGCGCTTCGTGGATACCGCCGGCATCCGCCGCCGCCAGCACATGGCCCAGGGTGCGGATTTCTATGCTTCGCTGCGTACGCAGGCTGCCCTGGAAAAGGCCGAGGTTGCCGTGGTGCTCCTGGCCGTCGACGAGGTCCTTAGCGAACAGGATGTCCGTATCCTGCAGCTGGCGATCGAATCCGGCCGCGCACTGGTCCTGGCCTTCAACAAGTGGGACCTGCTCGACGACGACCGCCGCCGCTACCTCAAGACGGAGATCGAGCGCGACCTGGCGCACGTGGAGTGGGCCCCGCACGTGAACATCTCGGCTAAGACCGGTTGGCACAAGGACAAGCTGGTGCCCGCACTGGACACCGCCCTGGAAAGCTGGGACAAGCGCATCCCCACCGGCAAGCTCAACGCCTTCCTGGGCGAGCTGGTGGCGGCGCACCCGCACCCTGTCCGCGGCGGCAAGCAGCCCCGTATCCTCTTCGGCACCCAGGCATCCTCCCGCCCGCCGAAGTTCGTCCTGTTCACCACGGGTTTCCTGGACCCGGGGTACCGCCGCTTCATTACCCGCCGCCTGCGCGAAACCTTCGGCTTCGAAGGAACACCCATTGAGGTGTCCATGCGTGTGCGCGAAAAGCGCGGCAAGAACAGCCGGCGCTAA
- a CDS encoding FHA domain-containing protein: MAGEQYSAERADNRQAPGGEDTTSISLPPISDSTSVEPKLTPDERAAVAALPAGSALLIAHSGPNAGARFLLDQDVTTAGRHPNADVFLDDVTVSRKHVEFRRTPEGFRVVDSMSLNGTYVNNDRVDSVLLRTGSEVQIGKFRLTFYAARPASARTQA; encoded by the coding sequence ATGGCGGGCGAGCAGTACAGTGCCGAACGAGCGGACAACCGACAGGCACCAGGTGGAGAAGACACCACATCCATCAGTCTTCCCCCGATTTCCGACTCCACATCGGTGGAGCCGAAGCTGACCCCGGACGAGCGCGCCGCGGTCGCCGCTCTTCCGGCAGGATCAGCCTTGCTGATTGCCCACAGCGGACCCAACGCCGGTGCCCGCTTCCTGCTGGACCAGGATGTGACCACCGCCGGCCGGCATCCCAATGCAGATGTGTTCCTCGATGACGTCACCGTCTCCCGCAAGCATGTCGAGTTCCGCCGTACACCGGAAGGATTCCGGGTGGTCGATTCAATGAGCCTGAACGGTACGTACGTCAACAATGACCGGGTGGACAGTGTGCTGCTGCGCACGGGCAGCGAAGTGCAGATCGGGAAATTCCGGCTGACTTTTTATGCTGCACGGCCGGCATCTGCCCGGACCCAGGCGTAG
- a CDS encoding alpha/beta fold hydrolase, producing MEILFVHGAGGWMDDQPLAAELRNRLNVPVVMPEFPEEDMSAAQWRRELERWLASMEPGAVVVGHSFGASTALLHYADESGADEGGADDGGADDDRAPAPLGLVLLATPAWGTEGWQAEYALPPAAQLRLPVRLHHCRDDDVVPFAHLERLAERIPHAAVRRHATGGHQFEGRMGAIAEDVAALGNL from the coding sequence ATGGAGATTCTCTTCGTCCATGGTGCCGGCGGATGGATGGATGACCAGCCGTTGGCAGCGGAACTGCGTAACCGGCTGAACGTCCCCGTGGTTATGCCCGAATTTCCCGAAGAGGACATGTCCGCTGCCCAGTGGCGCCGCGAATTGGAGCGCTGGCTCGCGTCGATGGAACCGGGTGCGGTGGTGGTGGGGCACTCCTTCGGTGCATCCACGGCCCTGCTGCACTATGCGGATGAGAGCGGGGCCGATGAAGGCGGGGCCGACGATGGCGGGGCCGATGATGACAGGGCCCCCGCTCCCCTAGGCCTGGTGCTCCTGGCGACGCCGGCATGGGGCACCGAAGGATGGCAGGCCGAGTACGCACTGCCGCCAGCGGCGCAGCTGCGGCTTCCCGTCCGGCTGCATCACTGCCGTGACGACGACGTGGTGCCCTTTGCCCACCTTGAGCGGCTCGCTGAGCGAATACCCCATGCCGCCGTTCGCAGGCACGCAACCGGTGGCCACCAGTTCGAGGGCCGCATGGGTGCCATTGCCGAGGACGTGGCGGCACTGGGGAACCTGTGA
- a CDS encoding ParA family protein, producing MQVVSISSLKGGVGKTSVTLGLASAALAAGIPTLVVDLDPHADATTGLGVSAGSQLGIGEMLRNPRRVQLADQVVPSGWVENARRLAKNPAGRKPVLDVAMGSAYSGIYDRPDLGKRDLRRLTNLLSRVTGYGLVLIDCPPSLNGLTRMAWTASNRVLLVAEPGLFSVAGTERTMRALDLFREEFAPNLAPAGIIANRVRPSSNEHVFRLAEMKQMFGDLLLSPTIAEQANWQQIQGAAHSVHHWPGESAKQAAGTFDALVKNLMDTGSVRNRVMRRPVG from the coding sequence GTGCAAGTAGTGAGCATCAGCAGCCTGAAGGGCGGCGTCGGTAAAACCTCCGTCACGCTGGGCCTGGCATCCGCCGCGCTGGCCGCAGGCATTCCGACGCTCGTCGTGGACCTGGACCCGCATGCAGATGCGACCACCGGCCTGGGTGTCAGCGCCGGCAGCCAGCTTGGCATCGGCGAAATGCTTCGCAACCCCCGCCGGGTGCAGCTGGCCGACCAGGTGGTACCCAGCGGCTGGGTGGAAAACGCCCGCCGGCTCGCCAAGAACCCGGCCGGCCGGAAACCTGTCCTGGACGTAGCCATGGGTTCCGCCTACTCGGGGATCTATGACCGCCCCGACCTCGGCAAACGCGACCTTCGGCGCCTGACAAACCTGCTGTCCCGGGTCACCGGCTACGGTCTGGTCCTGATCGACTGCCCGCCGTCACTGAACGGCCTGACCCGGATGGCGTGGACGGCCAGCAACCGCGTCCTGCTTGTTGCCGAGCCCGGCCTCTTCTCAGTAGCAGGCACCGAACGCACCATGCGTGCCCTGGACCTGTTCAGGGAGGAGTTCGCACCGAACCTGGCACCCGCGGGCATCATCGCCAACCGGGTGCGGCCCAGTTCCAACGAGCATGTGTTCCGTCTGGCCGAGATGAAGCAGATGTTCGGCGATCTCCTGCTGAGCCCGACCATCGCCGAACAGGCCAACTGGCAGCAGATCCAGGGTGCCGCGCATTCGGTCCACCACTGGCCGGGCGAATCCGCCAAGCAGGCTGCGGGCACTTTTGATGCCCTGGTCAAGAACCTGATGGATACCGGCAGCGTCCGCAACCGCGTGATGCGCCGGCCCGTGGGCTAA
- a CDS encoding prephenate dehydrogenase → MAEAADGGTHLSGSVLIIGTGLLGTSIGLGLRARGLDVVLSDLSPSTEAVARDIGAGRLLRSVEAAFAPSLVVVAAPPDVTASLAAAALKDWPDAVVVDIASVKSAVLTDLRSSGADLSRYVGTHPMAGREKSGPVAARAELFNGMPWVICAPEEATPNAVRRAEAMAYDLGAVVSRMSAEDHDASVALTSHLPQVMASLVASRLQETPSQSLALSGNGLRDVTRIAASDPNLWVQILSGNAGRLVPILHGVREDLNRLIRTLEDPVADGARLDMAQLIAEGNVGQARIPGKHGGPAQSFVSFTVLVDDTPGQIARLLTEIGEIGVNLEDLRLEHSSGRQVGRAEISVLPGRVNDLVSELSARGWKVVQ, encoded by the coding sequence ATGGCCGAAGCCGCTGACGGGGGCACACACCTGTCCGGATCCGTACTGATTATCGGTACGGGACTGCTGGGCACGAGCATCGGCCTGGGGCTCCGTGCCCGGGGCCTCGACGTTGTCCTCTCGGACCTCTCGCCCTCCACTGAAGCCGTTGCCCGGGACATTGGCGCCGGGCGCCTGCTGCGTTCCGTAGAGGCCGCCTTTGCGCCCTCTCTCGTAGTGGTTGCCGCTCCGCCGGATGTCACCGCTTCGCTGGCTGCGGCCGCGTTGAAGGACTGGCCGGACGCCGTCGTTGTTGATATTGCGAGTGTGAAGTCTGCTGTGCTGACCGATCTGCGCTCCAGCGGCGCGGACCTGAGCCGTTACGTTGGCACCCATCCCATGGCCGGCCGGGAGAAATCCGGGCCGGTGGCTGCACGGGCTGAACTGTTCAACGGGATGCCGTGGGTTATCTGCGCGCCGGAGGAAGCAACCCCGAATGCGGTGCGCAGGGCCGAGGCCATGGCCTATGACCTGGGAGCCGTAGTGTCGCGGATGTCGGCGGAGGACCACGATGCCTCCGTGGCGCTGACCTCGCACCTGCCCCAGGTGATGGCGTCCCTGGTCGCCAGCCGGCTGCAGGAAACCCCCTCGCAGTCCCTGGCCCTGTCCGGCAACGGCCTGCGGGACGTGACCCGGATAGCGGCCAGCGATCCGAACCTGTGGGTGCAGATCCTCAGCGGCAACGCCGGGCGGCTGGTACCCATCCTGCACGGCGTGCGGGAGGACCTAAACCGGCTGATCCGCACGCTGGAGGATCCGGTGGCGGACGGTGCCCGGCTGGACATGGCGCAGCTCATCGCCGAGGGCAACGTGGGCCAGGCCCGGATTCCGGGCAAGCACGGCGGGCCGGCCCAGTCCTTTGTCTCCTTCACGGTCCTGGTGGATGACACCCCGGGTCAGATTGCCCGCCTCCTTACCGAGATTGGGGAGATCGGCGTCAACCTGGAGGATCTGCGGCTGGAGCATTCCTCCGGTCGGCAGGTGGGGCGGGCGGAAATCTCCGTGCTCCCCGGCCGGGTAAATGATCTGGTTTCTGAATTAAGCGCCCGCGGGTGGAAGGTAGTGCAGTGA